In Triticum aestivum cultivar Chinese Spring chromosome 5B, IWGSC CS RefSeq v2.1, whole genome shotgun sequence, the following proteins share a genomic window:
- the LOC123115266 gene encoding receptor like protein kinase S.2: MENKLVDGTADEKIEKRRLPYRLIKKITNDFDKERILGSGTFGTVYKGVFENGEDIAVKVLHNSISGLDGEEFRKEFQILRELKHQNVVELVGFCNEPEEVLVEHEGKQVVALEMHRALCFEYVHNGSLHTYISEVYTGLNWHTRYKIIKGICEGLKYLRGGLKSSIWHLDLKPDNILLNNKMIPKIADFGLSRLLGEEKTRKTLKCFGTRGYWAPEFINHQVISEYSDIFSLGVIIVKIMIGSEGYTRIADMTTRKFVKHVHESWRGKLHGIAKPRSLEVYCNQVKRCIEIALQCLKPNRQERPTIENIISSLNETESMIGDRGLQIEQFDDGGDSVPHSMSSITSETSSEGKGETRRPNYKWNSFHHPTAVKYDYDVLQNMTDDFSKDRLIGTGRFGDVYKGVSKDGQVIAVKHFRSVDEKLFQDAFRYHVLAQHQNIVKLVGYCHSVQQPKLTIVVDSDGGIFIVSAEDRRQEVLCLEYMANGSLERYISDECSGLNWHLRYGIIKGSCEGLRYLHEELESPIIHMGLAPSTILLDENMIPKIGGIGMSKLVYKQTSLRGTFLGFPGETSLVGSVAYMPPEFIDKQVITKQYDIYSLGVVIIEIITGKRHFPKSDELSSKEFIECIHKRWTNQLHATCMGTWVEGYSQQVKKCIEIAFNCMDHERLKRPAIGDIVNMLKDTETVELLNVHPLELCFPLDPKKATYFSLLLNNKGDDRVAFMLAAKSPTSYLAKFPLCGFVPPSCTYTLVLATRKQSKSKPPSESPEFIVLQSIAVGAHDLCHNGQGSVTAFYDDMFKEAKKMADDEVQEVTLKVVRDPLVEAKTSKVSLIDIIATQNSQQVMSIDVHPAEPWIMTTHHWGALHFWNYKSMAILSSFQVTEEPVYAAKFIPKEKWVVAGDGNGCILVYSYEEHQDVTSFDAHRTSITCLAVHPTRPFVLSSSYDDHLIKIWDWEKDWECTRTFEGHNRVAQMTFNLDNTSSFASASSDGTVKIWSVDSDDGKIITLDGLCVDYFTRRDRQHLITGTKDGTAQIWNLEMEAGCVERLEGHRGRITIVHLHPELPLLITGSLDGTVSLWNSTTYKIENIIAFNLGAVCAFGYVKASRRMVVGCHNGIATVEIPSS; the protein is encoded by the exons ATGGAAAACAAGTtagtggacggaacagctgatgagAAAATCGAGAAAAGGAGGCTACCATACCGATTGATAAAAAAAATTACCAATGACTTCGATAAGGAGCGAATACTTGGCAGTGGTACATTCGGAACAGTTTACAAG GGTGTTTTTGAAAATGGAGAAGATATTGCTGTCAAGGTACTACATAACAGCATATCAGGACTTGATGGTGAGGAATTTCGAAAAGAATTCCAAATCCTTAGGGAGCTCAAGCATCAAAACGTTGTGGAGTTGGTGGGCTTCTGCAATGAACCAGAGGAAGTACTTGTAGAGCACGAGGGAAAACAAGTGGTTGCTCTTGAGATGCATAGGGCGCTCTGCTTTGAGTATGTACACAATGGTAGTCTTCATACTTATATTTCAG AAGTATATACAGGACTTAACTGGCACACACGTTACAAAATAATAAAAGGGATATGTGAGGGTTTAAAATATCTTCGAGGGGGGTTGAAATCTTCTATATGGCATCTGGACTTGAAGCCTGATAACATATTGCTAAATAACAAAATGATACCAAAAATTGCTGACTTTGGTTTATCAAGGCTCCTTGgtgaagaaaaaacaagaaaaacccTCAAATGTTTTGGAACACG TGGATATTGGGCACCGGAATTCATAAACCATCAAGTAATCTCGGAATACTCTGACATATTTAGTTTAGGTGTTATAATCGTAAAGATAATGATCGGGTCCGAAGGGTACACACGAATTGCTGATATGACGACTCGGAAATTTGTTAAGCAT GTACATGAAAGCTGGAGGGGAAAACTACATGGCATAGCAAAGCCCAGATCACTTGAAGTATACTGCAATCAAGTGAAGAGATGCATTGAGATAGCATTACAATGCTTGAAACCGAACAGGCAAGAAAGGCCTACTATAGAGAATATCATTTCTAGTTTGAACGAGACAGAATCAATGATAGGTGACCGAGGGCTGCAGATAGAGCAG TTTGACGATGGTGGAGATTCCGTCCCTCATTCCATGAGTAGCATCACCTCCGAAACTTCTTCAG AAGGAAAAGGTGAAACCAGGAGGCCCAATTACAAGTGGAACAGCTTCCATCATCCGACTGCAGTGAAATACGACTACGACGTACTGCAAAATATGACAGATGATTTCTCTAAGGATCGACTAATCGGTACCGGTAGATTTGGAGATGTGTACAAG GGAGTCAGTAAAGATGGACAAGTCATTGCTGTGAAGCACTTCCGTTCGGTTGACGAGAAGCTATTCCAAGATGCATTCCGATACCATGTGCTGGCCCAGCATCAAAATATTGTCAAATTAGTTGGCTACTGCCACTCAGTTCAACAACCAAAGTTGACCATAGTAGTAGATAGCGACGGAGGTATCTTTATTGTttccgccgaggatcgtcgtcagGAGGTGCTCTGCCTGGAATACATGGCAAATGGATCTCTTGAACGGTACATTTCAG ACGAGTGTTCTGGACTCAATTGGCACTTACGATATGGAATAATCAAGGGCAGTTGTGAAGGCTTAAGATACCTCCATGAGGAATTAGAAAGTCCTATTATCCATATGGGCCTGGCACCTAGCACAATATTGCTTGATGAGAATATGATTCCGAAAATAGGAGGTATTGGTATGTCAAAACTTGTTTACAAACAAACCAGCCTCAGAGGAACTTTCTTGGGATTTCCCGGGGAAACATCTTTGGTGGGATCAGT CGCATATATGCCGCCAGAATTCATTGATAAACAAGTAATCACAAAACAATATGACATATACAGCTTGGGCGTTGTCATCATAGAGATAATAACAGGGAAGAGACACTTTCCCAAAAGTGATGAACTGTCTTCCAAGGAGTTTATCGAGTGT ATTCATAAAAGATGGACGAATCAGCTACATGCAACATGTATGGGCACCTGGGTGGAAGGATATTCCCAACAAGTAAAGAAATGCATCGAAATAGCGTTCAACTGCATGGATCATGAGAGACTCAAAAGGCCCGCCATTGGTGACATTGTCAACATGTTGAAGGACACAGAAACTGTTGAGCTGCTCAATGTGCACCCTCTAGAGCTATGCTTCCCCTTGGATCCAAAGAAGGCCACCTATTTCTCACTGCTGCTAAACAACAAGGGAGATGACCGTGTCGCATTCATGCTTGCGGCCAAGAGCCCAACAAGTTACCTAGCAAAGTTTCCACTCTGCGGCTTCGTGCCGCCAAGCTGCACCTACACTCTTGTCCTGGCGACGCGGAAGCAATCTAAGTCGAAACCGCCATCAGAGAGCCCTGAGTTCATCGTGCTACAGAGCATCGCAGTGGGTGCTCATGACCTCTGTCATAATGGTCAAGGTTCTGTCACTGCTTTCTACGATGACATGTTTAAGGAAGCCAAAAAGATGGCGGATGATGAGGTGCAGGAGGTGACGCTGAAGGTCGTTCGTGATCCACTAGTTGAAGCAAAGACGTCTAAGGTAAGCCTGATTGAT ATCATAGCTACACAGAATTCTCAGCAAGTTATGTCGATAGATGTGCATCCAGCAGAGCCATG GATCATGACGACGCATCACTGGGGGGCACTTCATTTTTGGAACTACAAGAGTATG GCAATATTGAGTTCCTTCCAAGTCACCGAGGAACCAG TTTATGCAGCCAAATTCATCCCAAAAGAGAAATGGGTTGTCGCCGGTGATGGCAATGGCTGCATTCTTGTGTACAGTTACGAAGAACACCAAGATGTGACGAGCTTTGATGCTCATCGTACTAGCATCACATGTTTGGCTGTGCATCCGACACGGCCTTTTGTGCTGTCATCGTCGTATGACGATCATCTGATTAAGATTTGGGATTGGGAGAAGGACTGGGAGTGCACTCGAACATTTGAGGGGCACAACAGGGTGGCGCAAATGACGTTTAACTTGGACAACACCAGCAGTTTCGCCAGTGCTTCATCGGATGGCACGGTCAAG ATATGGAGTGTTGATTCTGATGATGGTAAAATCATCACACTGGATGGGCTCTGCGTTGACTACTTCACGCGCCGTGATCGGCAGCATCTGATCACCGGCACTAAGGACGGCACTGCACAG ATCTGGAACTTGGAGATGGAAGCTGGATGTGTTGAAAGGCTAGAAGGGCACAGAGGACGTATCACTATCGTCCATTTGCACCCCGAGCTTCCGCTGCTGATTACAGGCTCACTTGACGGCACTGTCAGTCTATGGAACTCCACTACCTATAA GATCGAGAATATAATTGCTTTCAACCTGGGCGCAGTTTGTGCATTTGGTTATGTAAAGGCCTCGAGAAG GATGGTGGTTGGATGCCACAATGGAATAGCCACGGTGGAAATACCTTCTTCTTGA